A genome region from Heliangelus exortis chromosome 12, bHelExo1.hap1, whole genome shotgun sequence includes the following:
- the SFMBT1 gene encoding scm-like with four MBT domains protein 1: MNGEQQYDADAGSSVEEMEFNWDEYLEDTGATAAPHGSFKHVDTSLQNGFAPGMKLEVAVKSDQNTYWVATIITTCGQLLLLRYDGYGEDRKADFWCDILTADLHPIGWCEQNKKILKVPEGIKDKIPDQEEFLQRVLKGACSAPANLLEGLHRGKNPLDLIAPGSRLELQNIRDSLEAWVVNVVDNVGGRLKLRYEGLGDSDKFDQWIFYLDPFLHQVGWATQHGYSLQPPLAIRSLKSEADWQEILKKVKEEEEESSVPTDLFKDKPVIGVHSFSEGMKLEAVDPMAPFVISPATVIKVYNEKYFMIEIDDLRPERTPSQCYICHVNSAGIFPVQWSLKNGLHLSPPPGYPGQDFDWADYLKQCGAEAAPQTCFPLLTSDHGFKENMKLEAVNPVDPEEVCIATVTKLKESYLWLQLEGSKKPVPDCIVSVESMNIFPVGWCETNGYQLRPPRKAIVNKQKKIAVVQPEKQILSSRTVHDGLKNQEMNSSDSVVINGKYCCPKIYFNHRCFSGPYLNKGRIAELPQSVGPGNCVLVLKEVLTLLINAAYKPSRVLRELQLDEEAAWHGHGETLKAKYKGKSYRATVEVVRTADRVADFCRKTCIKLECCPNLFGPQMVLDKCSENCSVLTKTKYTHYYGKRKNKRIGRPPGGHSNLEVAMKKPNKRRKRRKHFFVHKKKRSSASVDNTPAGSPQGSGGEEEDDQDEVDEESMTEDSTSEHQDELLEESEVSEKKSLSSSPTQSELSHSLAQDRDKRKRKLRTFSFSDDENKPPSPKDIKIEVAEKLQLDSNPLEWSVADVVRFLKSTDCAPLARIFLDQEIDGQALLLLTLPTVQECLDLKLGPAIKLCHHIERVKLAFYQQFAN; encoded by the exons ATGCTGGTTCCAGTGTGGAAGAAATGGAATTCAATTGGGATGAGTATCTAGAAGACACAGGAGCAACTGCAGCCCCCCATGGATCTTTTAAACAT GTGGATACAAGTTTGCAGAATGGTTTTGCTCCTGGTATGAAGCTAGAGGTAGCTGTCAAGTCTGACCAAAACACCTACTGGGTGGCCACCATCATTACTACCtgtgggcagctgctgctgttgcgCTATGATGGTTACGGGGAAGATCGCAAGGCTGACTTCTGGTGTGACATCCTGACAGCTGATTTACACCCCATCGGCTGGTGTGAGCAGAACAAGAAGATTCTCAAAGTGCCTGAAG GTATCAAGGACAAGATACCTGACCAGGAGGAATTCCTTCAGCGAGTGCTGAAAGGAGCATGCAGTGCTCCTGCTAACCTGCTGGAGGGG CttcacagagggaaaaatccACTGGATCTCATTGCACCAGGCTCCCGACTGGAGCTGCAAAACATCCGAGATTCCCTGGAAGCCTGGGTGGTCAACGTGGTGGACAATGTTGGTGGGAGACTGAAACTGCGATACGAGGGGCTGGGGGATTCTGACAAGTTTGACCAATGGATATTCTACTTGGACCCTTTCCTTCATCAAGTGGGATGGGCAACTCAACATGGATACAGCCTGCAACCACCTTTAG CCATTAGGTCCTTGAAGAGTGAGGCAGATTGGCAAGAGATACTGAAGAAggtgaaagaggaggaagaggagtcATCAGTTCCTACAGATCTCTTTAAG GATAAACCTGTGATTGGAGTGCATTCTTTCTCTGAAGGCATGAAGTTAGAAGCTGTGGACCCAATGGCTCCTTTTGTAATCTCTCCTGCTACAGTTATCAAG GTatacaatgaaaaatatttcatgataGAAATTGATGACTTGAGACCAGAGCGTACACCCAGCCAGTGTTACATTTGTCATGTCAACAGTGCTGGGATTTTCCCTGTGCAATGGAGTCTGAAGAATGGTTTGCATCTCAGTCCCCCACCAG GTTATCCTGGGCAGGACTTTGATTGGGCAGACTACCTCAAACAATGTGGTGCTGAGGCAGCTCCCCAGACCTGCTTCCCTTTG ttAACTTCTGACCACGGATTCAAAGAGAATATGAAACTTGAGGCTGTGAACCCAGTTGATCCTGAAGAAGTTTGCATTGCTACAGTCACCAAGCTGAAAGAGTCCTACCTCTGGCTTCAGCTGGAGG GCTCCAAGAAGCCCGTCCCTGACTGTATAGTGAGTGTGGAATCCATGAATATATTTCCAGTGGGCTGGTGTGAGACGAATGGATATCAGCTCAGACCCCCTCGCAAAGCAATAG taaacaagcagaaaaaaattgcagtagTTCAGCCAGAGAAACA aattttGTCTTCACGGACAGTTCATGATGGACTAAAGAACCAGGAAATGAACTCTTCTGACTCAG TGGTAATTAATGGCAAGTACTGCTGCCCAAAGATCTACTTCAACCACCGATGCTTCTCAGGGCCTTACCTTAACAAAGGCAGGATTGCAGAGCTGCCTCAGTCTGTGGGACCTGGGAACTGTGTTCTTGTGCTGAAAGAG GTTCTCACTTTACTGATCAATGCAGCTTACAAACCCAGCCGTGTCCTGCGAGAGCTGCAGTTGGATGAAGAGGCTGCATGGCATGGGCATGGGGAGACCCTAAAAGCCAA GTACAAAGGGAAGAGCTACCGTGCAACTGTGGAGGTCGTGAGGACAGCAGATCGGGTGGCAGATTTCTGTAGAAAAACATGCATCAAACTGGAATGTTGTCCAAACCTCTTCGGCCCTCAGATGGTGCTGGATAAGTGTTCAGAGAACTGCTCTGTCCTGACAAAGACTAAATACA CACACTATTACGGGAAGCGGAAAAACAAGCGGATAGGTAGGCCTCCGGGTGGCCACAGCAACCTGGAAGTAGCCATGaagaaaccaaataaaagaCGGAAGAGAcgaaaacatttttttgttcataaGAAAAAACGTTCTTCTGCTTCAGTGGATAACACTCCAGCCGGATCTCCTCAG GGCAGTGGGGGTGAAGAGGAGGATGACCAGGATGAGGTGGATGAAGAATCTATGACTGAGGATAGTACCTCAGAGCACCAGGACGAATTACTTGAGGAGTCAGAGGTATCAGAGAAGAAGTCACTGTCATCCTCTCCTACACAGAGTGAGCTGTCTCATTCCCTGGCTCAGGACCGAGACAAGCGGAAGAGGAAGCTCAggaccttttccttttctgatgaTGAAAATAAACCTCCTTCGCCAAAG GACATAAAAATAGAAGTTGCTGAAAAGCTGCAACTGGACAGTAACCCTCTGGAATGGAGCGTGGCTGATGTTGTACGATTCCTCAAATCCACTGACTGTGCACCACTGGCAAGAATTTTCCTTGATCAG GAAATTGATGGCCaggccctgctgctgctgaccctGCCCACTGTTCAGGAGTGTCTGGACTTGAAGCTTGGGCCAGCTATTAAACTTTGCCATCACATTGAGAGGGTCAAACTTGCCTTTTACCAGCAGTTTGCTAACTGA